Proteins encoded in a region of the Flammeovirga yaeyamensis genome:
- the nqrC gene encoding NADH:ubiquinone reductase (Na(+)-transporting) subunit C, whose translation MQQSNGYVIGFAVVMTIVLGGILAFTAVSLNETQKIQIALDTKKQIMLSVMPEMSESPKTEIAAVYDKRIKVVNVDGSAIDATTLEKLNISKEWKKLKKLNKGESKEQPVLPIYEFLAEDGKTVEAYILPMYGYGLWNDIWGYFALNADKKSVKGVVFSHKGETPGLGARISDTEVQNRYIGKTITNGSELTPIHMVKGEGHTGLSNSEVDGLSGATLTANGLNDMVKMYLEAYQPFINKGASAVSMAQ comes from the coding sequence GTGCAACAGTCTAACGGTTATGTCATCGGTTTTGCAGTCGTTATGACGATCGTCCTTGGCGGTATCTTAGCGTTCACTGCAGTGTCTCTAAATGAGACACAGAAAATACAGATTGCTCTTGACACCAAAAAGCAAATTATGCTTTCTGTGATGCCAGAAATGAGTGAATCACCAAAAACAGAAATTGCAGCAGTTTACGACAAAAGAATCAAAGTTGTAAATGTTGACGGATCTGCAATTGACGCTACTACTTTAGAGAAACTAAACATCTCTAAAGAGTGGAAAAAGTTGAAAAAACTAAACAAAGGAGAATCAAAAGAACAACCAGTTTTACCAATCTATGAGTTCCTTGCTGAAGATGGTAAAACAGTTGAAGCTTACATTCTTCCTATGTATGGATATGGACTTTGGAACGACATCTGGGGTTACTTCGCTTTAAATGCAGATAAGAAATCTGTAAAAGGTGTAGTATTCTCTCATAAAGGTGAAACTCCAGGTTTAGGTGCTAGAATTAGCGATACGGAAGTACAAAACCGTTACATCGGTAAAACTATCACAAATGGTAGCGAATTGACTCCAATTCACATGGTGAAAGGTGAAGGACACACAGGTCTTTCTAATTCTGAAGTGGATGGTCTTTCAGGAGCTACTTTAACAGCGAATGGCTTAAACGACATGGTAAAAATGTACCTTGAAGCTTACCAACCATTCATTAATAAAGGTGCTTCTGCGGTTTCTATGGCCCAGTAG
- a CDS encoding NADH:ubiquinone reductase (Na(+)-transporting) subunit D, whose protein sequence is MSTETVAAKKSEALFSKRRKKIITDPLDDDNPVTVQVLGICSALAVTSKLEPTLVMSIAVTFVIIFSNLIVSLLRNAIPQRIRIIVQLGIVASLVIIVDQVLKAYLYDVSKVVGVYVGLIITNCIVMGRLEAFAMANKAYDSVLDGLGSSFGYAWVILVVAFFRELLGSGTLFDIRVLPEAYVNNGLMTSPVGAFIIIGLIIWVQRWRNGYVEEA, encoded by the coding sequence ATGAGCACAGAAACTGTAGCAGCAAAAAAATCAGAGGCTTTATTCTCGAAGAGAAGAAAGAAAATTATTACAGATCCTCTGGATGACGATAACCCTGTAACGGTACAGGTATTAGGTATTTGTTCTGCATTGGCGGTAACTTCTAAGTTGGAACCAACTTTAGTAATGTCAATTGCGGTAACATTCGTAATTATCTTCTCAAACTTGATCGTATCATTGTTACGTAATGCAATTCCACAACGTATTCGTATCATTGTTCAGTTGGGTATTGTAGCATCTTTAGTAATTATCGTAGACCAAGTTTTAAAAGCTTATCTATATGATGTATCTAAAGTAGTAGGTGTATATGTTGGTCTAATCATTACCAACTGTATTGTAATGGGTCGTTTGGAAGCGTTTGCTATGGCAAACAAAGCATATGATTCAGTTCTTGATGGTCTTGGTTCATCTTTCGGTTATGCATGGGTGATCTTAGTGGTTGCTTTCTTCCGTGAGTTATTAGGATCAGGTACATTGTTTGATATCCGTGTTCTTCCAGAAGCATATGTAAACAACGGTTTAATGACTTCTCCAGTAGGAGCCTTCATTATTATCGGTTTGATCATTTGGGTTCAGCGTTGGAGAAACGGTTACGTAGAAGAAGCTTAA
- a CDS encoding NADH:ubiquinone reductase (Na(+)-transporting) subunit B translates to MKFLHDLLEKQKPLFEKGGKLEKLYYVFEAGETFMFTPPEVTKAKGVQVRDAVDLKRVMMTVVIALIPAILFGIWNVGYQHFLATNDAEVASFGAQLIYGLKLALPLIIVSYAAGGTIEAAFAVFRNHPITEGFLVTGILIPLVVPASLPLWQIALASAFAVLIAKEVFGGVGMNILNVALTARAFLYFAYPAQISGDKVWIEIGETAAGQAMATVDGFTGATFLGLAVEAQKVGQPVADFVAQHAHWVQSPAELAMTSFIGLIPGSIGETSALMCLIGAIVLIWTKVADYRIILSGVLGALGMGVLLNVFAGDMQAVKDGVEGAKYFAYLDMPSYYHLIVGGFAFGIVFMATDPVSASQTNTGKWIYGAFIGIMTVIIRVLNPAYPEGIMLAILLMNVMAPLIDNYVVNANKKRRLKRATV, encoded by the coding sequence ATGAAATTTTTACACGATCTCTTAGAAAAACAAAAGCCTCTTTTCGAGAAAGGCGGTAAGCTAGAAAAGCTTTACTATGTTTTTGAAGCAGGAGAGACCTTTATGTTTACTCCTCCGGAAGTAACTAAAGCAAAAGGTGTACAGGTTCGTGACGCGGTCGATTTGAAGCGTGTGATGATGACTGTAGTGATTGCCTTAATCCCTGCGATTCTTTTTGGTATATGGAACGTTGGTTACCAACACTTCCTTGCTACCAATGATGCTGAAGTTGCCTCTTTCGGTGCTCAGTTAATCTATGGTTTAAAATTGGCTTTGCCATTAATTATAGTTTCTTATGCTGCGGGTGGTACTATTGAGGCCGCTTTCGCTGTGTTTAGAAATCACCCTATTACAGAGGGTTTCTTGGTAACAGGTATCCTGATACCATTGGTTGTTCCTGCTTCTTTACCACTTTGGCAAATTGCTTTAGCTTCTGCATTCGCAGTATTAATCGCTAAAGAAGTTTTCGGTGGTGTAGGTATGAACATCTTGAACGTTGCTTTAACAGCACGTGCATTCTTATATTTTGCTTACCCTGCACAAATTTCAGGTGACAAAGTATGGATCGAAATCGGTGAAACTGCAGCGGGTCAAGCTATGGCTACTGTAGATGGTTTTACTGGTGCAACATTCCTTGGTTTAGCTGTTGAGGCTCAGAAAGTAGGTCAGCCAGTAGCTGATTTTGTAGCACAACATGCTCATTGGGTACAATCTCCTGCAGAATTAGCGATGACTTCTTTCATTGGTCTAATCCCAGGTTCAATTGGTGAAACTTCTGCCTTAATGTGTTTGATCGGTGCAATCGTATTGATCTGGACTAAAGTTGCTGATTACAGAATTATCCTTTCAGGAGTTCTTGGTGCTTTAGGTATGGGTGTTTTATTAAACGTTTTTGCTGGAGACATGCAAGCAGTTAAAGACGGTGTAGAAGGAGCAAAATATTTTGCTTACCTTGATATGCCATCTTACTATCACTTAATTGTTGGTGGTTTTGCATTTGGTATTGTATTCATGGCAACTGACCCTGTATCGGCTTCACAAACCAACACTGGTAAGTGGATTTATGGTGCGTTTATCGGTATCATGACGGTAATTATCCGTGTATTGAACCCTGCGTATCCAGAAGGTATCATGTTAGCTATTCTTCTTATGAACGTAATGGCTCCATTGATCGATAACTATGTAGTAAATGCGAACAAAAAACGAAGATTAAAACGTGCAACAGTCTAA
- a CDS encoding molybdenum cofactor biosynthesis protein MoaE — MIALKSTNDINIAEITDSVKSDSCGAIDVFIGTVRNNFKGKDVAKLFFEAYEPMAISELTKIADQVKEKYQADKVSIVHALGDCLVGEIAVVIAVSTPHRKASFDGCQYAIDTLKETVPIWKKEFFEDGSHWVFSHP; from the coding sequence ATGATTGCTTTAAAATCTACAAATGATATCAACATTGCCGAAATTACTGATAGTGTAAAATCAGATAGTTGTGGGGCGATAGATGTATTTATTGGGACCGTAAGAAATAACTTCAAAGGGAAAGATGTTGCTAAATTATTCTTTGAAGCTTATGAACCAATGGCCATATCAGAATTGACTAAAATTGCGGATCAGGTAAAGGAGAAATATCAAGCAGATAAGGTAAGTATTGTACATGCTTTAGGAGATTGTTTGGTAGGGGAGATAGCTGTTGTAATTGCTGTGTCTACACCTCATCGAAAAGCAAGTTTTGATGGTTGTCAATATGCTATTGATACACTAAAAGAAACAGTGCCTATTTGGAAAAAAGAGTTTTTTGAAGATGGATCTCATTGGGTGTTTTCTCATCCTTAG
- the moaA gene encoding GTP 3',8-cyclase MoaA — MLTDKFNRQIKYVRLAVTDRCNLRCTYCMPEHMKFVQKDKLLTFEEMIKLMEILAQNGVEKVRITGGEPFVRSGLIHFLEQLVKIEGIKKVGITSNGVLLEEHLEVLNDLGIKDINLSLDAVSRSKFQEITRRDDFDKVMSSLKKMIKMDFNVKVNMVVMDSKNTDQIIPLALLAKNAPIEIRYIEEMPFNGTGREVSTTWNYKDIEEVLFNEFSDFEKIKTNQPSTAQIYQTKFLKGKIGIIPAFSRTFCGTCDRLRITSLGQIRNCLYSKDGLDLRALVRSDMSNQEIVDEIQNHLYKKKKSGWEEEEDNNQLDSMSMIGG; from the coding sequence ATGCTAACAGATAAGTTTAACCGACAAATAAAATACGTGCGATTAGCCGTAACTGATCGTTGCAATCTCCGATGTACCTATTGTATGCCTGAGCATATGAAATTTGTGCAAAAGGATAAGTTATTGACTTTTGAAGAGATGATAAAGTTAATGGAGATCCTTGCTCAAAATGGTGTAGAAAAAGTGCGTATTACTGGAGGGGAACCTTTTGTTAGGAGTGGTTTGATTCATTTTTTGGAGCAATTAGTGAAAATTGAGGGCATCAAAAAAGTAGGGATAACATCAAATGGTGTTTTATTGGAGGAACACCTTGAAGTGTTGAATGATTTAGGGATAAAAGACATCAACCTAAGCCTTGATGCTGTTTCAAGATCAAAATTTCAAGAAATTACTAGAAGAGATGATTTTGATAAAGTGATGAGTTCATTGAAGAAAATGATCAAAATGGACTTTAATGTGAAAGTGAATATGGTGGTGATGGATTCGAAAAATACGGATCAGATTATACCTTTAGCTTTGCTTGCCAAAAATGCACCAATTGAAATCAGATATATTGAAGAAATGCCATTTAATGGTACAGGTAGAGAAGTATCTACTACTTGGAACTACAAAGATATTGAAGAGGTTTTATTCAATGAGTTTTCAGATTTCGAGAAAATAAAAACGAATCAACCCTCAACTGCCCAAATCTATCAAACAAAATTTCTAAAAGGGAAAATTGGAATCATTCCAGCCTTTAGTCGAACTTTTTGTGGTACTTGTGATCGATTAAGAATTACATCATTAGGGCAAATAAGAAATTGCTTGTATTCTAAAGATGGTTTGGATCTAAGAGCCTTGGTTAGGTCAGATATGTCTAATCAAGAAATTGTAGATGAAATTCAAAATCACCTTTACAAAAAGAAAAAAAGTGGTTGGGAAGAAGAAGAGGATAACAATCAACTTGACTCCATGTCTATGATTGGAGGATAA
- the nqrE gene encoding NADH:ubiquinone reductase (Na(+)-transporting) subunit E, with the protein MDLLNLAIKSIFIDNMVFAYFLGMCSYLAVSKKVDTALGLGAAVTFVLTITVPLNWLVYNYILKEGALVWVSDAYANVSLDFLTYILFIAVVASTVQLVEMIIEKFSPSLYGSLGIFLPLIAVNCSILGAAFFMVPREYTIIEAGVYGFSSGLGWLIAIIALAAIREKMKYSNVPAPLKGLGITFIITGLMGLAFMSFMGIAL; encoded by the coding sequence ATGGATTTATTAAATCTTGCAATCAAGTCGATCTTTATCGACAACATGGTGTTCGCATATTTCTTGGGAATGTGTTCTTACTTGGCCGTTTCTAAGAAAGTTGATACTGCCCTAGGTTTAGGTGCAGCCGTAACATTCGTATTGACAATTACAGTTCCTTTGAACTGGTTGGTATATAACTATATTTTGAAAGAAGGTGCTTTGGTATGGGTATCAGATGCTTATGCTAACGTTAGCCTTGACTTCTTAACTTACATCTTATTTATCGCTGTAGTAGCATCGACTGTACAGTTGGTAGAGATGATCATCGAGAAGTTCTCTCCTTCATTATATGGATCATTAGGTATTTTCTTACCACTAATCGCCGTAAACTGTTCTATCTTAGGTGCCGCATTCTTTATGGTACCAAGAGAGTACACTATTATTGAAGCTGGTGTATATGGCTTCTCTTCTGGTTTAGGTTGGTTAATCGCGATTATCGCTCTTGCTGCGATTCGTGAGAAAATGAAATACTCTAACGTACCAGCACCTTTAAAAGGTTTAGGTATTACTTTTATCATCACTGGTTTGATGGGATTGGCATTCATGTCATTCATGGGTATTGCTCTATAA
- a CDS encoding rubredoxin, translating to MIDQLSTETIEKEDLVRVFIKGGISSPGDLLKIIQVAEELDVEFLHFGSRQDILFAPPRISRQKLRETFDSIKTGYDCDGESFQNIVTSYVALDVIPSTSWLAAHTYHYILDTFDFQPKLKINITDPAQTMVPLFTGQLNFVASEKEGYWYLFIREEEQAEVLWECPNLIYNYDIAKVARAFEGLYIPGKTIDCSKVWKTIVSSLDINTLAKTGSLKLPTGPFPYYEGLHRMLSGKYWLGLYWRNNCFDLPFLKQLCELCLKTNIGKITITPWKSFIVKGIDSKNIINWEKLLGKFGINVRHSSLELNWHLPVLDQEALDLKNYLVRALDKQDISTYGLTFTIKTKPVILFTSVVIESVPSSNGNLFNILYAKDFNCNEPKYITFVKKVPKEAIPPILIELSHLYYEQLDNSNYDVDEPKSSLPQQTVKVYQCNNCLSIYDESLGMPEEGIPANTKFEFLPSSFTCPLCDAEKEAFQEIEMPQNN from the coding sequence ATGATCGACCAACTATCTACGGAGACAATAGAAAAAGAAGATTTAGTAAGAGTTTTTATTAAAGGAGGGATTTCATCGCCCGGCGATCTTCTGAAAATTATTCAGGTGGCAGAAGAATTGGATGTAGAGTTTCTACATTTTGGTTCAAGACAAGATATCTTGTTTGCTCCACCAAGAATTAGTAGACAAAAACTAAGAGAAACATTTGATTCTATCAAAACAGGTTACGACTGTGACGGAGAATCTTTTCAAAATATTGTGACCTCATATGTAGCTTTGGATGTTATTCCAAGTACATCTTGGTTAGCGGCACACACTTATCATTATATCTTAGATACCTTTGATTTCCAACCGAAATTAAAGATTAACATTACTGATCCTGCACAAACAATGGTTCCTCTATTTACAGGACAATTGAATTTTGTAGCTTCAGAAAAAGAAGGATATTGGTATTTATTTATTCGTGAAGAAGAGCAAGCTGAAGTGCTTTGGGAATGTCCTAATTTAATTTACAATTACGATATCGCTAAAGTCGCACGTGCTTTTGAGGGTCTATATATTCCAGGTAAAACAATTGATTGTTCTAAAGTTTGGAAAACTATTGTTTCAAGCTTAGACATTAATACATTAGCCAAAACGGGATCATTAAAATTACCAACTGGGCCTTTCCCTTATTACGAAGGATTACATCGAATGCTAAGTGGTAAATATTGGTTAGGATTATATTGGAGAAATAACTGTTTCGACCTTCCTTTCCTGAAACAATTGTGTGAATTGTGTTTAAAAACCAATATTGGAAAAATCACAATTACTCCTTGGAAATCATTTATTGTAAAAGGCATTGATTCTAAGAACATTATCAATTGGGAAAAATTACTTGGTAAATTTGGTATAAATGTTAGACACTCCTCTTTAGAGTTAAATTGGCATTTACCTGTATTAGATCAAGAAGCTTTAGATCTTAAAAATTACCTAGTAAGAGCACTTGATAAACAAGATATCAGTACTTATGGGTTAACATTCACGATCAAAACTAAGCCTGTTATTTTATTTACAAGTGTAGTTATTGAAAGTGTTCCATCAAGTAATGGAAACTTATTCAATATTCTATATGCTAAGGATTTCAACTGTAACGAACCTAAGTATATCACTTTTGTAAAGAAAGTACCTAAAGAAGCCATCCCACCTATTCTTATCGAATTGAGTCATTTATACTATGAACAATTAGATAATAGTAATTACGATGTGGATGAACCAAAATCAAGTTTACCACAACAAACAGTAAAAGTTTATCAGTGTAATAACTGTTTAAGTATTTATGATGAAAGTTTGGGTATGCCTGAAGAGGGAATTCCTGCCAATACTAAGTTTGAATTCTTACCAAGTTCTTTCACTTGTCCATTATGTGATGCAGAGAAGGAAGCTTTCCAAGAGATAGAAATGCCTCAAAATAATTAA
- the moaD gene encoding molybdopterin converting factor subunit 1, translating into MKILLFGIAKDIIGDSQLEWELTVEQKTSEDLLEALKQRYPALTKLRSIALAVNGEHANGTELIQQTDEIALIPPMSGG; encoded by the coding sequence ATGAAAATTTTACTTTTTGGAATTGCTAAAGATATCATTGGTGATTCTCAATTGGAATGGGAATTAACAGTTGAACAAAAGACTTCTGAGGATTTACTAGAGGCTTTAAAACAACGTTATCCAGCACTTACTAAATTGAGGTCTATCGCTCTTGCTGTAAATGGTGAACATGCGAATGGTACAGAATTAATTCAACAAACAGACGAAATTGCTTTAATCCCACCTATGTCTGGTGGATGA
- a CDS encoding DUF4269 domain-containing protein has protein sequence MIHDFINIDYLKNGNQIQRKSYKIIQKIELFSILKDHKPILTGTIPIDINIEESDLDVICEVNDFDSFRQKVEKHFSEYDGFSYSGMMNRNDKECVTFNFFVDGMEIELYGENKPAAQQNAYRHMLIEYHFLNKLGDDFKKKIIALKKAGLKTEPAFAKLLNLEGDPYEALLNVQL, from the coding sequence ATGATTCATGATTTTATAAATATTGATTACCTAAAAAATGGTAATCAAATACAACGAAAATCTTATAAGATTATACAAAAGATTGAGTTATTTTCAATACTTAAGGATCATAAACCTATCTTGACAGGTACCATACCTATAGATATAAATATCGAAGAGAGTGATTTAGATGTTATTTGTGAAGTAAATGACTTTGATAGCTTTCGTCAAAAAGTAGAGAAGCATTTCTCTGAATATGATGGATTCTCTTATTCAGGTATGATGAATCGTAATGACAAAGAATGTGTTACATTTAATTTCTTTGTTGATGGAATGGAGATCGAACTCTATGGTGAAAATAAGCCTGCGGCTCAACAAAATGCTTACCGACATATGCTTATAGAGTATCATTTTCTAAATAAGTTAGGTGATGATTTTAAGAAGAAAATAATCGCTCTTAAAAAAGCAGGATTAAAAACAGAACCTGCTTTTGCAAAACTATTAAACTTAGAAGGTGATCCTTATGAAGCTTTACTTAATGTTCAATTATAA
- a CDS encoding Na(+)-translocating NADH-quinone reductase subunit A, whose amino-acid sequence MKLKQGFDIKLVGKATESIAKDVEAPKRYALKPEDFPGMIRPKSVVKVGAKVKAGDPILIDGKQEEIKYTSPVSGEIVEIQRGERRKLLAIVVEADSNIEYKEFPVKPVDQVSVEDAKAVMLESGVWPLLVRRPYAIVADPSDQPRAIFVSSFDSHPLAPNYEFTLQGQEAYIQAGVDVLKKFAPKVYVGLNGTAPSKLFDNVAGVEKNKFNGPHPAGNVGVQIHHTSPIANANDVVWTISPQGLAQIGKLFKEGKYDAKQVIAVAGPKVDKPEYVETYVGASVDTIAAAKIKGDDVRVVSGNILTGSAISKDGFIGFYSNMVTALAEGKKSRFFLTDGWLAPITSRLSFHKAFGLLGSTSKEYALDTNTNGQDRPFAVTGAFEKVVPMDIYPMYLLKSILAYDYENMEALGIYEVAEEDFALCEFIDVSKHDIQKIVRQGLDTMRLD is encoded by the coding sequence GTGAAATTAAAACAAGGGTTCGATATCAAACTTGTTGGTAAGGCTACAGAAAGCATTGCCAAGGATGTCGAAGCACCCAAAAGGTACGCCTTAAAACCAGAAGATTTTCCGGGCATGATTCGTCCGAAGTCTGTGGTTAAAGTGGGCGCTAAAGTTAAGGCAGGTGACCCGATCTTAATCGACGGGAAACAAGAAGAAATAAAATATACTTCACCTGTAAGCGGCGAAATCGTTGAAATCCAACGAGGTGAGCGTCGTAAATTACTTGCTATCGTTGTAGAAGCTGATAGCAACATTGAATACAAAGAATTCCCAGTAAAACCAGTAGATCAAGTATCAGTAGAAGATGCAAAAGCAGTGATGTTGGAAAGTGGTGTTTGGCCACTATTAGTCCGTCGTCCATATGCGATTGTTGCTGATCCTTCAGATCAACCAAGAGCAATCTTTGTTTCATCATTTGATAGCCATCCTTTGGCTCCAAATTATGAATTCACTCTTCAAGGACAAGAAGCTTACATCCAAGCGGGTGTAGATGTTCTTAAGAAATTTGCTCCAAAAGTGTATGTTGGTTTAAACGGAACTGCTCCATCAAAATTATTTGATAATGTAGCAGGTGTTGAAAAGAATAAATTCAACGGACCTCACCCAGCAGGTAACGTTGGTGTTCAAATTCACCACACTTCTCCAATTGCAAACGCAAATGATGTAGTTTGGACAATCTCTCCACAAGGTTTAGCACAAATTGGTAAACTTTTCAAGGAAGGTAAATACGATGCTAAACAAGTTATTGCTGTAGCAGGTCCAAAAGTTGACAAACCAGAATATGTTGAAACATATGTTGGTGCTTCTGTAGATACAATTGCGGCAGCAAAAATTAAAGGAGATGATGTTCGTGTAGTTTCTGGTAACATCCTTACTGGTTCAGCAATTAGCAAAGATGGTTTCATAGGCTTTTATTCGAACATGGTAACTGCATTGGCAGAAGGTAAGAAATCTAGATTCTTCCTAACTGACGGGTGGTTAGCACCAATTACAAGCCGTTTGTCTTTCCATAAAGCATTTGGTTTGTTGGGTTCTACTTCTAAAGAATATGCATTAGATACAAACACAAACGGTCAAGACAGACCATTTGCTGTTACTGGTGCTTTCGAAAAAGTAGTTCCAATGGATATTTATCCAATGTATTTATTAAAGTCCATCTTAGCATATGACTATGAGAACATGGAAGCTTTAGGTATTTATGAAGTTGCTGAAGAGGATTTCGCTCTTTGTGAGTTTATAGATGTATCTAAGCACGATATCCAGAAAATTGTTCGTCAAGGTCTTGATACAATGCGTTTGGACTAA
- a CDS encoding nitroreductase family protein has translation MTNNAKYFDELVNERRSVRVYDQEVAFDHEAVQRSLERATLSPNSSNMQMWEFYRITTEDIKKEVAVNCMKQKAATTARELVLFTVRPSLWSERAKFNLEEMKKGFEKKPLSEKDQKRALSYYEKLVPILYKNDKLGIRSFGKKMFAWFVGLKRPMVRQVAKKDVAITLHKSVALAAMTFMYSMKSEGYDTCPMEGFDSKRIKKILNLPKDTEISMIIGCGPAAEGGIYNERVRVPNEKVIFEI, from the coding sequence ATGACTAACAACGCCAAGTATTTTGATGAACTGGTTAACGAACGAAGATCAGTGAGAGTTTACGATCAGGAAGTGGCTTTTGATCATGAGGCAGTTCAGAGAAGTCTAGAAAGAGCTACTTTATCCCCAAACAGTTCGAATATGCAAATGTGGGAGTTCTATAGAATTACCACTGAGGATATTAAAAAGGAGGTTGCAGTGAATTGTATGAAGCAAAAAGCGGCAACAACTGCAAGAGAATTAGTATTGTTCACGGTGAGACCTTCATTATGGTCTGAAAGAGCAAAATTTAATTTAGAGGAGATGAAAAAAGGTTTTGAGAAAAAGCCTTTAAGCGAAAAAGATCAAAAAAGAGCATTAAGCTATTACGAAAAGCTAGTTCCTATTTTATATAAAAATGATAAACTAGGCATCCGTAGTTTTGGGAAGAAAATGTTTGCTTGGTTCGTTGGTTTAAAACGTCCGATGGTTAGACAAGTAGCGAAAAAAGATGTAGCCATAACTCTGCACAAAAGTGTCGCTTTAGCTGCTATGACTTTTATGTATTCTATGAAATCTGAAGGTTATGATACATGTCCGATGGAAGGATTCGATAGTAAACGCATTAAAAAAATCTTAAATCTTCCTAAAGATACTGAAATAAGCATGATCATAGGTTGTGGACCTGCTGCAGAGGGTGGGATTTACAATGAAAGGGTAAGAGTGCCTAATGAAAAAGTAATATTTGAGATATAA